The segment CTGCACCGCATCCAGCAATTCGAACCTGCCGGTGTGGGCGCCCGTACGCTGGGCGAATGCCTGTTGCTACAACTGCGCCAGCTGCCGGCCAGCACCCCGTGGATGACCGAGGCCATGCGCCTGGTCAGCGACTTCATCGATCTGCTGGGAAGCCGCGACTACAGCCAGCTCATGCGCCGCATGAAACTCAAGGAAGACGAGCTGCGCCAGGTCATCGAACTGGTGCAGAGCCTTAACCCTCGCCCAGGGTCGCAAATCGAGTCCAGCGAGCCCGAGTACGTGGTGCCGGATGTGATCGTGCGCAAGGACAGCGAGCGATGGCTGGTGGAACTGAACCAGGAGGCGGTGCCACGTCTGCGCGTGAACGCGCAATACGCCGGGTTCGTGCGCCGCGCCGACACCAGTGCCGACAACACCTTCATGCGCAACCAGCTGCAGGAAGCCCGCTGGTTCATCAAGAGCCTGCAAAGTCGTAACGAAACCTTGATGAAGGTGGCTACGCAGATCGTCGAGCACCAGCGCGGCTTCCTGGACCACGGCGACGAGGCGATGAAGCCGCTGGTGCTGCATGACATCGCAGAAGCCGTGGGCATGCACGAATCGACCATTTCCCGGGTCACCACCCAGAAGTACATGCACACGCCGCGTGGCATCTACGAGCTGAAATACTTTTTCTCGAGCCACGTCAGCACCTCCGAGGGCGGTGAATGCTCGTCCACGGCGATCCGCGCGATCATCAAGAAACTGGTTGCGGCGGAAAATCAGAAAAAGCCATTGAGTGACAGCAAGATCGCTGGTTTACTGGAGGCACAAGGCATCCAGGTCGCCCGTCGCACCGTCGCCAAGTACCGCGAGTCCCTGGGTATCGCACCCTCGAGCGAGCGCAAGCGATTGATGTAGCCCCTGAGATGTGCCACCGCGTTTGTGTGGCAGGTGCAACACCTGCCTCTTTGATGCACGGGCAACAAAAGGAGAAGCTGTATGCAAGTCAATATCAGTGGACAGCATGTAGAAGTCACCCAGCCAATGCGCGATTACGTGCTCGAAAAGCTCGCCCGCGTGGAGAGTCACTTCGACAAGATCACTAACGTGCAGGTCATCATGAAAGTCGAGAAGCTGCAGCAGAAGGTCGAAGCGACCTTGCAGATTCCTGGCGGTGAAGTGGTAGCCAACGCCGAACACGAAGACATGTATGCAGCGATCGACGCCTTGGCCGACAAGCTCGACCGCCAACTGAAAAAACACAAGGAAAAACAGCAAAGCCTGCTGCAAGGTGCAGCAGCCCGCTGATCCCCCTCATCCATGATCCGACTTGAAACCATCCTGACCCCCGGCCGTTCCCTCGTGAACGTGCCGGGCGGCAGCAAGAAGCGCGCCCTTGAAAAGGTCGCCACCCTGATTGCCGATCAAGTGCCTGAACTTGAAATGCAAGACGTCTTCGAAAAACTGGTGGCCCGCGAAAAGTTGGGCTCTACCGGTTTCGGTAATGGCATCGCCATTCCCCATTGCCGCCTTGAAGGGTGCTCCTCACCGGTCAGCGCCCTTCTGCACCTCGACGCGCCTATTGATTATGACGCGATCGATGGCGCGCCCGTGGACCTGCTTTTCGTTC is part of the Pseudomonas parafulva genome and harbors:
- a CDS encoding RNA polymerase factor sigma-54, which gives rise to MKPSLVLKMGQQLTMTPQLQQAIRLLQLSTLDLQQEIQEALESNPMLERQEDGDDFDNTDPMADNAENKPTSDVQDNSFQETTASAENLEDGEWNERIPNELPVDTAWEDIYQTSASSLPSNDDDEWDFTTRTSAGESLQSHLLWQLNLAPMSDTDRLIAVTLIDSINNQGYLEDSLDEICAGFDPELDIELDEVEAVLHRIQQFEPAGVGARTLGECLLLQLRQLPASTPWMTEAMRLVSDFIDLLGSRDYSQLMRRMKLKEDELRQVIELVQSLNPRPGSQIESSEPEYVVPDVIVRKDSERWLVELNQEAVPRLRVNAQYAGFVRRADTSADNTFMRNQLQEARWFIKSLQSRNETLMKVATQIVEHQRGFLDHGDEAMKPLVLHDIAEAVGMHESTISRVTTQKYMHTPRGIYELKYFFSSHVSTSEGGECSSTAIRAIIKKLVAAENQKKPLSDSKIAGLLEAQGIQVARRTVAKYRESLGIAPSSERKRLM
- the ptsN gene encoding PTS IIA-like nitrogen regulatory protein PtsN, which gives rise to MIRLETILTPGRSLVNVPGGSKKRALEKVATLIADQVPELEMQDVFEKLVAREKLGSTGFGNGIAIPHCRLEGCSSPVSALLHLDAPIDYDAIDGAPVDLLFVLLVPVAATDAHLELLRQIASMLDRKDVRDRLRAAQSSEALFQVVLDVQNEH
- the hpf gene encoding ribosome hibernation-promoting factor, HPF/YfiA family, encoding MQVNISGQHVEVTQPMRDYVLEKLARVESHFDKITNVQVIMKVEKLQQKVEATLQIPGGEVVANAEHEDMYAAIDALADKLDRQLKKHKEKQQSLLQGAAAR